One region of Acidobacteriota bacterium genomic DNA includes:
- a CDS encoding nitroreductase family protein, producing the protein MNDDKTPSHHGMAEHSETEYPNETVRLLLERASCRSFADRKIPPEVLGLVLEAGTRAATGGNLQPFSIIRIEDKAVKETLAELCGNQPFIATAPVDLLFCLDWHRLQRWAQLELAPFNATASFRHFWISFQDTIIAAQNICTAADALGLGSVYVGTVLECFRQLRDMFELPDGVFPVVLLSLGYPKAKPSRRRKLPVDVIVHKDKYREIPDRDLVKAFDEKYPELKIEITDQRLTTIEKVCREVHGEDFAKTCLDKIRENGYINAVQRYFGLHYRADQMPADNDAYLELMNEFGFRWFRKYHPPGHEPQ; encoded by the coding sequence ATGAACGATGACAAAACGCCCTCGCATCACGGCATGGCCGAACATTCAGAGACAGAATATCCGAACGAAACCGTCAGGCTGCTCCTGGAACGGGCCAGTTGCCGGAGTTTCGCGGACAGGAAGATCCCGCCCGAGGTGCTTGGCCTCGTGCTCGAGGCCGGCACGCGCGCAGCCACCGGCGGCAACCTGCAGCCGTTTTCGATCATCCGGATTGAGGATAAGGCGGTCAAAGAGACGCTGGCCGAATTGTGCGGAAACCAGCCGTTCATCGCCACGGCCCCGGTTGATCTGTTGTTCTGCCTTGACTGGCACCGTCTGCAACGCTGGGCGCAGCTCGAACTCGCCCCGTTTAACGCCACCGCTTCGTTCCGTCACTTCTGGATATCGTTTCAGGACACGATCATTGCAGCACAGAATATCTGCACGGCCGCCGACGCGCTCGGCCTGGGGTCGGTGTACGTCGGCACCGTCCTGGAGTGTTTTCGCCAACTGCGCGACATGTTCGAACTGCCCGACGGCGTCTTTCCGGTTGTGCTGCTTTCCCTGGGCTATCCCAAGGCGAAACCCTCACGGCGCCGGAAACTGCCGGTCGACGTCATCGTCCATAAGGACAAGTACCGTGAAATCCCGGACCGCGATCTGGTGAAAGCGTTCGACGAGAAGTATCCCGAGTTGAAGATCGAGATTACCGACCAGCGCCTGACGACCATTGAGAAGGTGTGCCGGGAGGTGCACGGTGAAGACTTCGCCAAGACGTGCCTCGACAAGATCAGGGAAAACGGATACATAAACGCGGTCCAGCGGTATTTCGGGTTGCACTACCGCGCTGACCAAATGCCGGCGGACAACGACGCGTATCTTGAACTCATGAATGAATTCGGATTCCGCTGGTTCAGGAAGTACCATCCGCCGGGCCACGAGCCGCAATGA
- a CDS encoding CoA-binding protein translates to MDQAIEKFLSEKHIAVVGVSDRKFGGAIYKALKQRGYTVYPVRPNRTSFDGDTCYPRLTDLPPHVKAAVVAVSPITAEGVVEDAHAAGITQLWFQQGKNFSRASARAAALGMQTVSRKCVLMYAQPVTGIHAVHRFLARLFGRL, encoded by the coding sequence GTGGATCAGGCAATCGAGAAATTCCTCAGCGAAAAACACATCGCCGTGGTCGGCGTGTCGGACAGGAAATTCGGCGGGGCAATATACAAGGCCCTCAAACAACGAGGATACACCGTCTACCCGGTACGGCCGAATCGTACGTCATTCGACGGCGACACGTGCTATCCCCGGCTGACTGACCTGCCGCCACACGTAAAAGCGGCGGTCGTGGCGGTCTCACCGATCACTGCCGAGGGAGTGGTCGAGGACGCCCACGCGGCCGGAATAACACAGCTCTGGTTTCAGCAGGGGAAAAATTTCTCGCGCGCGTCAGCCAGGGCAGCGGCATTGGGGATGCAGACCGTCAGTCGCAAGTGCGTCCTCATGTACGCGCAGCCGGTCACGGGGATTCACGCGGTACATCGGTTTCTCGCGCGATTGTTCGGCAGGTTGTAG